From the Carya illinoinensis cultivar Pawnee chromosome 4, C.illinoinensisPawnee_v1, whole genome shotgun sequence genome, one window contains:
- the LOC122306290 gene encoding cysteine-rich receptor-like protein kinase 10 — translation MAQFKQELQSEDSLESRSEVDRYLAEKCEDEGDNFDLLNWWKVNSVRYRIFSKVARDVLAIPVSTVASESTFSTAGRVLDPFRRELVGELAYSAEGSNEMATESVNRDLNLDGEIDREEFANSQGLIKQLPNYYFCSIIEDAHEDREKSGIIFNESEYTRKLQQKISLIHINLDKGKLIDGREIAVKRLAIRSSGQGLEELKTEVVLVAKLLHRNLIRLLGFCLEDGEKLLVYEYLPNGSLHEVLFDQTKRFSLEWERRYKIIVGIARGLLYLHEDSQLRIIHWHLKPSNILLDENMNPKISDFGLARLFGVSQTQGNTNRIAGTFGYIAPEYAKKGNFSTKSDVYSFGVLVLEIVAGQKNSSFRNGMNLQSYWTRHEVLKCIHSGLLCVQEAPVDRPKMSEIATMLSGYTASSFPAPSQPAFFQLVWKIQNHLNYTLKLINQNHQRNL, via the exons ATGGCCCAATTTAAGCAAGAGTTACAGTCAGAAGACTCTTTGGAAAGCAGgtcagaggttgatagatatctagCTGAAAAATGTGAGGATGAAGGTGATAATTTTGACCTActaaattggtggaaggtgaattcaGTTAGATATCGCATATTTTCAAAGGTTGCAcgtgatgtacttgcaataccggTATCTACTGTGGCCTCTGAATCTACATTCAGCACTGCAGGTCGTGTACTTGACCCTTTCCGAA GAGAACTTGTTGGGGAATTGGCTTATTCTGCAGAAGGATCAAATGAAATGGCTACCGA ATCTGTGAATCGTGATCTCAACCTTGATGGAGAAATTGATCGTGAGGAATTTGCTAATAGTCAGGGACTGATTAAACAATTacctaatt ATTATTTTTGCTCTATAATAGAGGATGCCCATGAGGATAGAGAAAAGAGCGGAATCATTTTTAATGAATCTGAGTACACTAGAaagttgcaacaaaaaatttcTCTGATTCATATAAACTTGGACAAG GGTAAACTCATTGATGGACGAGAAATAGCTGTTAAAAGGCTGGCAATTAGGAGCTCAGGGCAAGGTCTTGAAGAGCTCAAAACAGAAGTAGTGTTGGTTGCAAAGTTGTTGCATCGGAACCTGATAAGGCTATTAGGCTTCTGCTTAGAAGATGGAGAGAAGCTACTTGTCTATGAATACTTACCCAATGGGAGCTTGCATGAAGTTTTGTTCG ATCAGACAAAACGGTTTTCTTTAGAATGGGAAAGACGGTACAAAATAATTGTTGGAATTGCTCGAGGACTACTTTATCTGCATGAAGATTCTCAGCTCAGGATTATTCACTGGCATTTGAAACCTAGTAACATCCTGTTAGATGAGAACATGAATCCCAaaatctctgattttggtttgGCTAGACTATTTGGTGTAAGCCAAACACAAGGCAATACTAATAGGATTGCTGGTACTTT TGGATACATAGCACCGGAGTATGCTAAGAAAGGGAACTTCTCAACTAAATCCGATGTCTATAGCTTTGGTGTCTTAGTACTAGAAATTGTGGCCGGTCAAAAAAACTCAAGCTTCAGGAATGGGATGAATCTTCAAAGCTAT TGGACAAGACATGAAGTTTTGAAATGCATTCACAGCGGTTTACTATGTGTTCAAGAAGCTCCTGTGGATAGACCGAAGATGTCAGAGATTGCAACGATGCTCAGTGGGTACACTGCAAGTAGCTTCCCAGCACCCTCACAACCTGCATTTTTTCAACTAGTGTGGAAAATCCAGAATCATCTCAATTATACGCTGAAGCTTATAAACCAGAATCATCAAAGAAATCTCTGA